Genomic window (Curtobacterium sp. MCLR17_007):
TCCAGGTAGCAGCCATCCTCAAATCTGGCGCCTGGATCAGCGGAGAGCTCTACGAGTTCGATGCAGACCCCGACCCGCACCCCCATCGAGCGATCGTTCTCACGCAACCTCACTACAAGCCCGCCGACAGTGAAGACGCTGCCCCGCTCGAGGGCGTGGACTGGGTCGTAATCGAAGCGGGCGACATCGAACAGCTGCAAGCCGCGTTCGTCCAGGTCGAAGGCGAGATCGAGGACACGTCCGAGAACAGCGGCAGCTGACACTCCCCTTCAACCACCGCGGTCAGGGTTGCCGACGCGACGCTCGTGAACGCCGCACCCGCGACGCACGCGACATCTCCTTGGCGAGAGCGTCTTGATACGCACCGAGCCACGTCACCGCAGTCATCTTGCGGATGTGCGCCGCAACAGCAGCACGGATGATCGACGCGACCGCGACAATCACCGCGATCGCCTCTAGTAGAGGGATGAGCGTCAGCCAACCGTCGAACTGCGTGCCGGCGTTCAACAGCCCAAACGCGAAGCCTAGAACGGCGATCATCAGCGCGGTGAGCGAGATGCCCACCTCCGCACCGTTCGAGGCGTGCGCACGCAGCACGCCAAGAACCGCTATCCGAACCCCAGGCTCCGAAGCTGTCCCAGCGATGAATCGATCTACGCCGGTGGCAGTGAGTCTCACTTCAGGCCCCGTCGGGAGGTAGGCGACGGCTTCCGGGAGCACCGCATCCGTGATGTACGGAACGAACCGGCTTCTGATCATCGAGGGGCTCTTCTTCATGGCGTGACCGTATCGATGTCGCGTCTCGCTAGCCGATCGGTCAACGAGACGCGGAGCATAGAGTCGAGCGATGAGTTCCCTGACCTTCTTCTGGGTTGGCGTTGGGACATTCGTCATGTGCTCAGCGCTCTTCGTCGTCGGTTTCGTTGTGGCGTTGCGCGCAGGACTCATCGGTCGGGACGACGCATGGAAGACGCCGCCGGCTCGTCGATGGTTTGTGTCCGGCTTTGTGATGCTCGGAGTCACTGCCCTGCTTCTCGCGGGCTTCCTCTTCTTGCCGTAGCAGGGCAGCACGAGCGCAGCGTCCGTCACGCTGCCCGCTCGACCATCCGCTACCGGGTGGCGTCGGTCAGCACTTGGTCGATCCACTCATGGTGATCGAGTTCGGCGATCTCGGCGAGAGTGGCCCACCGGGTTTCGAGCACTTCGTCCTCGTCGAGGGTGAGCGACGACGTGCGCAGTGAGCAGAGGTACGCCACCGTCACGTACCCAACTCGGTCGCCGTTGGGGTAGACGTTCTCGAGGGCGGCACCACCGTAGGCGCCGATGATCCGGATGACGTCGCTGCCCACACCGAGTTCCTCCCGCACTTCGCGCACCAGAGCCGCGCGTGGGTCCTCGCCGGGCTCGATGCCACCCCCGATCAGGCTCCATCGTCCTGAGTCGCCCTGCCGCGCGAGGAGGAAGCGATCGTCGTCCCGGAAGACCGCCGTGACGCCCGGGAGCAAGAGGTAGCTGGCCCCGATTCGTTCGCGCAGCGATCGGACGTACTCAGAGACCGGCATGCTCCGAAGCTACCGTGCGGCCCGTCCGATAGCCGATCGTTGACCGAACATGCGTGGCTGACCGGGCTCCAGCTGTCGCACGCTCGTCCGGCCGACGTGCCTTTCAGCCGGGCCGGACCGAGTTCAACTCTCATCGCTGGCCCGGAGCTCGGAACCGAGTCTGCCTGGTTGGATGGGCTGACCGAACACACCCCGAACGATGCACTCAGTCCGGGCTGACCCCCGCGCCGGGGCGCCCGGTGTCAGGCCTCGGTGTGGCCGAGGTCGGGCTCGGCCAGCAGGTGCACCGTGCGCGAGGCGCTGGCGTGCAGTTCGAGCACGACGACCTCGTTCCGGCCGGCGCGGAGCACCGGGCCCGGCACCGCCAGGGTCCGCTGCGGTCCGCGTGACCAGTACCGGCCGAGGCAGAACCCGTTCACCCACGCGACGCCCTTGCGGAAGCCGTCGAGCGACAGGTACCGGTCGTCCGCCGCGACGAGGTCGAACGCGCCCGCGGCGAGCACCGGCCCGGCGAGGACGTCCCCGTCGGTCGATTCGAGGGCGTCGAGCGCCGCCACGGCACCTGGCGCGATCGGGTCGAGTGCGAGCGGCGACGCCGTCCACTGGGCGAGCGGGACACCGTCCACGGCGACGCCACCGATGAGTCCCTTCGGCTCCCCGATGCGGGGGCCGTAGTCGACGCGGCCCTGGTCCTCGACGAGGAGCTCGAGCGTGCCCGTCACCGGCGGGAGCGCGATCGCACGGTCGTGGTGCTCACGCTCGAGGACCCCGACGACCACCCCGTCGACCGAGACGACCGCGCGGTCGCGGACCTCGTTGCCGACGGTCAGGACGCCGCCCGTGGGCAGGTCCACCTCGGTGCGGTACAGCACGAAGCCACTGGCTGCGCCGAGGGCGTCGAACGTCGGCGGCTCGTCGTGCGTCGACCAGTCGGTGAGCGTGGGCAGCAGGGAGCGCAGCGACGCGACCCGGTCGAGGCGGACCGCGATGTCCGTGGCGGCGGCGGGGCGCGGCTCCAGACCGACACCGGACGCACCGGACGCGCCCGACCCGTCGGACCCGCCGGACCCGTCGGACCCGTCGGCCAGCCGGCCGGACCCACCGGGCAGCATCGACGCCGGCAGCGGCGGCACCGGCGCGTAGCGCTCGATCACGGCGCGGAACGCGTGGAACTTCTCCGTCGGGCGACCTGCCTCGTCGAGCGGGGCGTCGTAGTCGTACGACGTCGCGATCGGCCGGTACACACCCTTGTCGTTCGCCCCGTTCGTGAACCCGAAGTTCGTGCCCCCGTGGAACATGTACACGTTCACCGACCCGCCGGCAGCCAGCAGGACGTCCAGGTCGGCCGCCGAGCCGGACGCCGGCGTCGTGTGGTGGTGCTCGCCCCAGCTGTCGAACCAGCCGTCCCAGAACTCCGAACACATCAGCGGTCCGGTCGGCTGCGCACGACGCAGGCGCTCGAGTCGCTCCGCAGAGCGGGAGCCGAACGAGCCGGTCTTGTGCAGCGACGGCAGCGACCCGTCCTCGAGCATCGTGCCCATCGGCTGGTCGACACTCGTGAACGGCACCGTGAGCCCGACGTCGCGGTGCATCCGCTCGAGCTTCTGCAGGTACACCGGGTCGGACCCGTACGCGCCGTACTCGTTCTCGACCTGCACGAGCACGATCGGCCCGCCCTGGTCGACCTGCCGCGGGACGAGCACCGGCGCGAGCTGCTCGAGGTAGGTCTGCACGGCCGCCAGGAAGCCCGGCTCGTCCCGGCGCACCCCGACGGTGCCGTCGGCGAAGAGCCAGTACGGCAGACCACCGTTGCTCCACTCGGCGCAGATGTACGGGCCGGGACGCACGATCGCGTGCATGCCCTCCTCGGCGACCAGGTCGAGGAAGCGACCGAGGTCGAGCCCGCCGGTCAGGTCGAAGACGCCCGGCTGCGGCGCGTGGGCGTTCCACGCGACGTACGTCTCGACGGTGTTCAGGCCCATCAGCCGGGCCTTGCGGATCCGGTCCCGCCAGAGGTCCGGGTGCACGCGGAAGTAGTGGATCGCGCCCGACAGCACGCGGTGCGGCGCGCCGTCGAGCAGGAAGTCGGTGTCGCCGATGGCGAAGCGCATGGAGGTTCCTCGGGGTGGACGGGACGACGGACGGTGGAGGTGCGCGGACTGGTCAGCGCACGACGTTCTCGAGCGGGGCGCCCTGCTGCAACGCCAGGACGTTGCGCCGCACGAGCGCGCCGCTACCACGGGGTCGGTTACCGGCGACGTGCGGCGTCAGAACAAGTCCGGGCTCGTGCCAGAGCGTGGACGAGGACGGTAACGGCTCCTGCTCGAACACGTCGAGCGCGGCGGCCCGGATGCGTCCGGACCGGAGCGCCGCGACCAGGGCATCTGTGTCCGAGGTGGCACCACGACCGACGTTGACCACGACGGCGCCCGGGGCGAGCCGCTCGAGGAGCGCAGCGTCGACGAGGTGACGTGTCGTCTCCGTCGCGGGCAGCAGGTTGACGACCACGTCGGCGTCCGTCACGACGTCCAGGACCTCCCTGACCGGGCGGACCGGTACCCCGGCCCGCTCGCCGCCGCTGGTGGCCACGCCGGTGACGTGTGCGCCGAGGAGTCGGAGCATCGGGGTCAGCCGCTCGGCGATCGAGCCGAAGCCGAGCACCACGACGTGAGCGTCGTGCAGCGTGTACGCCCGGGCGGAAGCCGGGTCCTCCTGGTCGGCACGGTACTCGTGGTCCCACGATGCGCTGCGCTGGGACGCCCCGAGCTGGTCGAGCCGACGGACGAGGTGCAACAGGAGCGCGAGGGTGTGTTCGGCGACGGTCCCGTCGTGCAAGGAGCGGCCCGAGCAAATGCGGACGGACGGCCCGAAGCCAGCTT
Coding sequences:
- a CDS encoding beta-galactosidase family protein — encoded protein: MRFAIGDTDFLLDGAPHRVLSGAIHYFRVHPDLWRDRIRKARLMGLNTVETYVAWNAHAPQPGVFDLTGGLDLGRFLDLVAEEGMHAIVRPGPYICAEWSNGGLPYWLFADGTVGVRRDEPGFLAAVQTYLEQLAPVLVPRQVDQGGPIVLVQVENEYGAYGSDPVYLQKLERMHRDVGLTVPFTSVDQPMGTMLEDGSLPSLHKTGSFGSRSAERLERLRRAQPTGPLMCSEFWDGWFDSWGEHHHTTPASGSAADLDVLLAAGGSVNVYMFHGGTNFGFTNGANDKGVYRPIATSYDYDAPLDEAGRPTEKFHAFRAVIERYAPVPPLPASMLPGGSGRLADGSDGSGGSDGSGASGASGVGLEPRPAAATDIAVRLDRVASLRSLLPTLTDWSTHDEPPTFDALGAASGFVLYRTEVDLPTGGVLTVGNEVRDRAVVSVDGVVVGVLEREHHDRAIALPPVTGTLELLVEDQGRVDYGPRIGEPKGLIGGVAVDGVPLAQWTASPLALDPIAPGAVAALDALESTDGDVLAGPVLAAGAFDLVAADDRYLSLDGFRKGVAWVNGFCLGRYWSRGPQRTLAVPGPVLRAGRNEVVVLELHASASRTVHLLAEPDLGHTEA
- a CDS encoding NUDIX domain-containing protein, translated to MPVSEYVRSLRERIGASYLLLPGVTAVFRDDDRFLLARQGDSGRWSLIGGGIEPGEDPRAALVREVREELGVGSDVIRIIGAYGGAALENVYPNGDRVGYVTVAYLCSLRTSSLTLDEDEVLETRWATLAEIAELDHHEWIDQVLTDATR
- a CDS encoding NAD(P)-dependent oxidoreductase produces the protein MTTVLVPHTIDLELRDGPASGGVDPSGALDADIVVYDAHAPSFDPHLQTVDVLVVWQNTSENLQAATRLPGLRLVQTLAAGPDAVVEAGFGPSVRICSGRSLHDGTVAEHTLALLLHLVRRLDQLGASQRSASWDHEYRADQEDPASARAYTLHDAHVVVLGFGSIAERLTPMLRLLGAHVTGVATSGGERAGVPVRPVREVLDVVTDADVVVNLLPATETTRHLVDAALLERLAPGAVVVNVGRGATSDTDALVAALRSGRIRAAALDVFEQEPLPSSSTLWHEPGLVLTPHVAGNRPRGSGALVRRNVLALQQGAPLENVVR